DNA from Pontibacter deserti:
ACTCTTTAGAAGGTAAGAAAATATCTGTACAGGGTGTTGGCCACGTAGGTGGTTACCTGGTAGAGCTGCTTGCCAAAGAAAATGCCCAGATCTTCATCACTGATATCTACGAAGACCGCCTACGCGAAATCTCTAACAAGTATGGCGCTAAAGTAGTAAGCATGGATGAAATCTATGATCTTGACGTGGATATCTACTCGCCATGTGCGCTTGGTGCAACTATAAACGATAACACGATTGACAGACTGAAGTGCCAGGTAATTGCAGGCTGCGCTAACAACCAGCTGCGCGATGAGAACGTGCATGGTCCTGCTCTTGTACAGAAAGGTATTGTGTACGCTCCTGACTTCCTGATTAATGCGGGTGGTCTGATCAACGTATACTCTGAGCTTATCGGTTACAACCGCGAGAGCGCTTATGCGCAGACAGAGCGTATCTATGGTTACACGTTGGATATCTTTGAACTTGCTGAGAAAGAAGGTATACACAACCAGCTGGCAGCTATGAAAATGGCTGAGAAGCGTATCAACAGCATCAGCAAAATAAAGTCTAAATACTAAGAGTTATAAACTCTGATATAAGTATAAATTAAAGTAAAAGTGCTGCAGTAACTGTGGCACTTTTACTTTAAACCTACCTTACCAAATTGTGTTATAGGCTGCTTGCATTGCAGTATGCGTATAGCGAAAAATTGTGCTCCGGCACACCTAGAAATTAAATTTTACAAAACGTTCTTTATACAATTATTATGCTTAACCGCAGAACACTACGAATTAAAGCCATGCAGGCAATTTATGCATATATGCAGGCCGAAGGTTCTGATTATCTGCTGGCGCTGGACCAGATAGGAGAAGATTTTGCACCAGATCTTAACGCGATGGAAGTGCAGGACAGAAAACTGCTCGAAGGAAGAAAGCAGATCGCGACGCTGCTGTTTAAAGAGTGGTACGATAAACGCCAGTTCGAAGCAGAAGATGCAGAAAAAGAGATAGTGGATGCGGTAAACAGGGCTATAGTTACCTACCAGAACCTCACCAAAAAAGATCTGCGGTATTACCACAACCAGATGCTGAATGCAGTAGAGCTTATCTACGACCATTACCTGGCCAACCTGCAGCTACTAAATGTACTGACAGACCTTGTGCAGGAAGAGGAGGAGAAAAGAAGCAAGCGCTTTACAGAAGCTAAAGGTCCGGATGTGAAGCAATTCCTGCGCAACCAACTGGTGCAGCGCATCCTGAACAACAAATCATATCAGCAAAATATCATCCGTCGCAACATAAGCTGGGGCTCCGATGTAAGTGAGATAGCACAGGTTTATAAGACGGTGCTGAAGCAGGATGAAGTGTTCCTGGCATACCTGCAAAACCCGTCTCCGTCGCTTTCAGACGACTTTGAGCTGGTGAAACATATTTATAAAAACATTATCTTTAAAGAAAAAACTTTACAATCTTTGTTTGAAGAGCAGGATCTGAACTGGGTCGAAAACAAAGCCATTGTGAAGAGCCTAGTAAACAAAACCCTTAAAATGTTTGGCGAAGAAGCCGAAGGAAACGCAGAAGACGTGAAGCTGCTGGACCTGTCGCCGAACTGGGAAGATGATAAGGCCTTTTTTGAGGAGCTCTATGAGCAAACCTTACAGGAAGACGAGAAGTATGAAGCGATGATTGCTGAAAGCGTGCAGAACTGGGATGTAGAGCGCGTGGCACTTCTGGATAAGATCATACTTAAGATGGCGCTTAGCGAAATGTACATTTTCCGAAGCATACCTGTTAAGGTTACTATCAATGAATACATCGAAATCTCTAAGCTGTATAGCACACCTAAGAGCAAGCAGTTCATAAATGGTGTGCTGGATAAAATGGCACAGGAGCTCGTTAACAAAGGCGAAATACGTAAATCAGGCCGCGGACTTATTGATAACAAATAAGTTTTATACCTGGGTTACCATTAGCCGGTAATCATCGTAAGGAGAGTAAATAAATAGATTCCGATATATTAGCATATACAACTATGGGTAAAAAAACAACCGCCTTACTGGCTTTTGCATCAGGCGCCGCAGTAGGTGCTGCAGCGGGCATTTTGTTCGCTCCTGAAAAAGGCCAGGAAACACGCAGCTGGCTTAGCTACCGTTTAGAGAAATACCGCGACACACTTTCTGACTTGCTGGAACAGTTGGTAGCCAAAGGCGACAACATGCCATCGAGTGCAAGAACTGAAGGCCAGCGCGTAATTCAGGATGCGAAAGACAAAGCAGAAAAGCTGCTGGGCGATGTAGACTCACTGATCAACGAAATTAATAGCCGGAAAGAAATATAAGCATGAGACAGATCACACTTATACCTGGCGACGGAATAGGTCCGGAAATTACAGAGGCTGTTAAAGCAATCTTTGCTGCTTCTAACGTACCTGTAACCTGGGAAGAAGAAAACGCCGGTCAAACTACTTTTGATGCCATCGGGGAGCTGATTCCAGCAACACTGATTGCTTCTTTAGAAAAAAACAGAGTTGCATTGAAAGGCCCTATCACTACACCTGTAGGTAAAGGCTTTAAAAGTATAAATGTGCAGCTGCGCCAGAAATTTGATTTATACTCTAACGTAAGGCCGGCTAAAACCACAAAAGGCCTAATAACTAAGTTCGAGAATGTAAACTCTGTACTGTTCCGCGAGAACACCGAAGGTTTATACTCTGGCCTGGAGATGTTTGATGAGCGCCTGCAAATATCTGACTCGGTAGCCCGCATTACACGTTTAGGTTGCGAAAAGATCATTAAAGCTGCATTTGCTTACGCTGATAAACACGGCTGTAAAAAAGTAACGGCAGTTCATAAAGCCAACATCCTGAAAGGCGCAGGTGCTTTGTTCCTGGGTATCTTCAACGATGTTGCAAAGCAATACCCGCACATACAGGCTGATGACAAGATCATCGACAATATGTGTATGCAGCTGGTTGTAAAACCGGAGCAATTTGACGTTATTGTAACAACTAACCTGTTTGGTGATATACTTTCAGACCTGTGTGCTGGTTTGGTAGGCGGTTTAGGTGTAGTAGCAGGTGCCAACATCGGCGACGACATGGCGATTTTTGAAGCAGTGCACGGCTCAGCTCCTGATATTGCTGGTAAAGGTATAGCTAACCCTACTGCCTTGCTGCGTTCTGCTATCATGATGCTGCACCATATAGACCTGAAAGATGAAGCTTACAAAATAGAAGCAGCGCTGGACGCTACATTAGCTAACAAAGAAGAGTGCACCGGCGACCTTGGTGGTAAAGCCGGCACAATGGAATTCGCACAAAACATTATATCGAAACTATAATTTTAAAATCAGACGTTATAACAGTATGAAAAAGAACCTGATTTATACTTTTGCAATGGCAGTGGCACTTATGGCTACCAGCTGCAACCAGGAAAACACTGCTGATACAGCAACTGCAACGGATGCAACTGCTGCACCAGCAACTGAAACAACAGTAGATAACCCTAACATTGCTACTACTGAGCAGGCAGCTGCTACACCAGCTAACCCAAATGCACCTGTAATTACATTTAAAGAAACTGTATACGACTTTGGTACAGTAAAACAAGGTGAAGTAGTAAACCATACTTTTACTTTTACCAACACAGGTAAAGAGCCTCTTATCATTGAGAATGCTTCGGCATCCTGCGGTTGTACTGTACCTGAGTGGACAAAAACTCCAATTGCTCCGGGCGAGACAGGCGAAGTGAAAGTGCAGTTTAACAGTACTGGTAAAGCAGGCCAGCAGTCTCCGATGGTTACCATCCGTGCTAACACTGATCCAAACATTACACAGGTATCGCTTAAAGGTACAGTAGAGGCAAGCAGCATACCTACAGCAGGTGCTGAGGGTCCGGTAAAAAGAAACTAATACAACTATCCTTAAAACACAATAATGCAGACCATACTTTTACAGGCCGGACAAGACGGAGGTATATTACCTCAGTTATTAATGTTTGGCGCTATCATCCTTGTATTTTACTTTTTCATGATCCGTCCGCAGCAGAAAAAAGCTAAGGACCAGAAGAAGTTTCGTGATGAGTTAAGCAAGGGAATGTCTGTTGTAACTATAGGTGGTCTACATGGTAAGTTAGTTGCCATGGATGACGATACAGTTGTAGTAGAAGTAGATAAAGGTGTTCGCCTGACATTCGAAAAATCGGCTATCTCTATGGAGGCCACAGCAAAGGTAAATCAGCAACCAAACAGCTAGAGACCATTGCCTTTTGAAGCAGCCAAAAATATAGTATTATGGTTTTTGAAGCCATTCAGGCCACAAACAAAGCAGTACTGGCGAGTAGTACTGC
Protein-coding regions in this window:
- a CDS encoding Glu/Leu/Phe/Val family dehydrogenase, producing the protein MVEIKEVELKKDTSSIFGQISEYNHEKVVFCHDHDTGLKAIIGIHNTVLGPALGGTRMWSYASDAEALDDVLRLSRGMTYKAAISGLNLGGGKAVIIGDAKKDKSEALMRRYGRFVKNLNGAYITAEDVGTTTKDMEYIKMETDHVAGLPESMGGSGDPSPVTAYGTYMGMKAAAKKAFGSDSLEGKKISVQGVGHVGGYLVELLAKENAQIFITDIYEDRLREISNKYGAKVVSMDEIYDLDVDIYSPCALGATINDNTIDRLKCQVIAGCANNQLRDENVHGPALVQKGIVYAPDFLINAGGLINVYSELIGYNRESAYAQTERIYGYTLDIFELAEKEGIHNQLAAMKMAEKRINSISKIKSKY
- a CDS encoding DUF1573 domain-containing protein, with protein sequence MKKNLIYTFAMAVALMATSCNQENTADTATATDATAAPATETTVDNPNIATTEQAAATPANPNAPVITFKETVYDFGTVKQGEVVNHTFTFTNTGKEPLIIENASASCGCTVPEWTKTPIAPGETGEVKVQFNSTGKAGQQSPMVTIRANTDPNITQVSLKGTVEASSIPTAGAEGPVKRN
- a CDS encoding YtxH domain-containing protein; protein product: MGKKTTALLAFASGAAVGAAAGILFAPEKGQETRSWLSYRLEKYRDTLSDLLEQLVAKGDNMPSSARTEGQRVIQDAKDKAEKLLGDVDSLINEINSRKEI
- the yajC gene encoding preprotein translocase subunit YajC — encoded protein: MQTILLQAGQDGGILPQLLMFGAIILVFYFFMIRPQQKKAKDQKKFRDELSKGMSVVTIGGLHGKLVAMDDDTVVVEVDKGVRLTFEKSAISMEATAKVNQQPNS
- a CDS encoding isocitrate/isopropylmalate dehydrogenase family protein, with amino-acid sequence MRQITLIPGDGIGPEITEAVKAIFAASNVPVTWEEENAGQTTFDAIGELIPATLIASLEKNRVALKGPITTPVGKGFKSINVQLRQKFDLYSNVRPAKTTKGLITKFENVNSVLFRENTEGLYSGLEMFDERLQISDSVARITRLGCEKIIKAAFAYADKHGCKKVTAVHKANILKGAGALFLGIFNDVAKQYPHIQADDKIIDNMCMQLVVKPEQFDVIVTTNLFGDILSDLCAGLVGGLGVVAGANIGDDMAIFEAVHGSAPDIAGKGIANPTALLRSAIMMLHHIDLKDEAYKIEAALDATLANKEECTGDLGGKAGTMEFAQNIISKL
- the nusB gene encoding transcription antitermination factor NusB, producing the protein MLNRRTLRIKAMQAIYAYMQAEGSDYLLALDQIGEDFAPDLNAMEVQDRKLLEGRKQIATLLFKEWYDKRQFEAEDAEKEIVDAVNRAIVTYQNLTKKDLRYYHNQMLNAVELIYDHYLANLQLLNVLTDLVQEEEEKRSKRFTEAKGPDVKQFLRNQLVQRILNNKSYQQNIIRRNISWGSDVSEIAQVYKTVLKQDEVFLAYLQNPSPSLSDDFELVKHIYKNIIFKEKTLQSLFEEQDLNWVENKAIVKSLVNKTLKMFGEEAEGNAEDVKLLDLSPNWEDDKAFFEELYEQTLQEDEKYEAMIAESVQNWDVERVALLDKIILKMALSEMYIFRSIPVKVTINEYIEISKLYSTPKSKQFINGVLDKMAQELVNKGEIRKSGRGLIDNK